The genomic DNA GGCCCGAGCTTGACCTCGGTGGGAACCGGGTGCCCGTAGGCGGAAGTGTTGGCGTCGTCCAGGATCTCCATGGCCCGGATGTTGATGCGGCCGCATTCCAGTCCGGCCTCCACGGCCTGCTCAAGGGTCAGGTCGGTGGCCAGGGTGGCGGCCAGCAGGGCCTGGATCTTGGCGTAGAGTTCGTTGTCCTCCTTGCCGAGGATGGCCGCGTGGTCGGCGTAGGCGGCCACGCCCTTCAGGCCGTAGGTAAGGGTGTGCTTGAGGGACTTGATGTCCGGGTTCGGCTCGGGGTCGTTGTCGACGCCGAATTCGCGCCCCTGGGCCACCAGGCCCGGGAGGTCGAGGGCGGGCATGAGGACTGCCGGGCCGCTGAACTCGACGCCGGAGACTTTGGCCTTGAGCCTGTCGCGCAGGGCCGCGCATTCGTTGATGAGTTTGACGAACCGGGCGTCGTCGAAATTCACGTTGGTCAGGGTGGAGAAGATCGCCTCCACAGTGAAGCGGTTGGCCTCGGCGTCCTCGATGCCCTGTTCGCGGGCGGCCATGGCCACCTGGGAAAGGCCCTTGGTGAAGTGGAGGAGGAGGTCTTGGAGGGTCGCGGTGGAATCGGTTTTGCCGCACACGCCGATCTTGGTGCAGCCGCCCTTGGCCGTCTGTTCACATTGATAACAAAACATGGTGTCGCTCCTTTGTTTCGATGAAAAGTCCTTGTTGCCTCGGTTGTAGGCCGGGTGGAGGCGCAAGGGTATGACTTGAGTCAAAAACAGGGGAAAGACATGCAAAAAAAGGCGGCCGGGAAAACGGAGGTCTGAAACGGCGGGTTGAGATCGGGCCGCGAAAAAACTGCTATTCCCGTTATAGAACAAAACATAGCCTATTCCCCGGCCAATGTCTTTATTATCCGGAAAAAGGCGGAATCAGCGGCCTGACCCGTATCCGTCGACTTTATTAATTTCCGCGTATTTGTTAGAGAACGGACGATTCATCTCGGTGCAGGGATTGTCATGAAGAGACCGATTCGCCCACGCAGGGCCCGTGGCCCCCTCCTGCTCGCCTTCATGGCGCTGGCGGTCCTGCTCGCGCCCGGGATCGGGCGCGCCGCCCAGTCGAGCCAGATTCTTATGCTCAACTCCTATCATCAGGGGTTCATCTGGAGCGATGAGGTCAACGGCGGACTTGTGGACGTCCTGCGCCCCCGGGAAACGGGCATCACCCTGCACCGGGAATACATGGACACCAAGCGTGTGGCGTTCAACGACATTTACGAGCGTCAGTTGCTGAATGTTTACGCCCACAAGTACAAGGGCGTGGGCCTCGATCTGATTCTGGCCACGGACAACGCGGCCTATGAATTCCTGTGCCGCCATCACGACAAGCTTTTTCCCGGGGTTCCGGTCGTTTTCGGCGGGGTGAACTTTTTTCAGCCCGACCAGCTCGAAGGCCATCCCCTGTTTACGGGCGTGGCCGAGATTCTGGACATGCGCCAGACAATCGACTGCGCCCTGCGCCTCCATCCGGGCGTGAAGACCGTTTTCGTGGTCAACGACTATTCCTGCACCGGCAAGGCCGTTCGCAAGTCCCTCGAAGAACAGCTCTTCGGCCTTGCCCCGGACGTGGTCGTGGAGTTCAGCGATGACGAGGGGCTGCCCGGAGTCCTCGGACAGGTGGAGAGGCTGCCGAAAGACGCCGTGGTCCTGCTCGCCGCCTTCAACAAGGATTGCGAGGGACGGTATTACGGCAGGGACGAGGTGGCGCAGGCGGTCTCGGCCCGGTCCAGGGTGCCGGTCTACGGCATCGTCGATGCGGACCTGGGGCACGGTATCGTGGGCGGCATGTTGGCCAACGGCCGCGACCAGGGCCAGGCCATGGCCCAGATCGCCCTCCACGTGCTGTCCGGGCGCTCGCCGGGCGCGATTCCCGTCCTCCAGGGCAGCTTGGTCAGCCCGAAGTTCGACTACGATCAGCTCAAGCGGTTCGGTATCAAGTTGGCCGGACTTCCGGAGGGGAGCACGGTCATCAACCGGCCTGACTCCTTCTATCGCGAGCATTCCTCGCTGTTCCTGGTCGCCGTCACCTTCGGCGTCCTGCAATTCTTGATAATTCTCGCCCTGATTCTGAATATTTCGCGCAGACGCCGCGCCGAAAAGGAGCTGCGCAAGGTGAGGAGCGGGTCAAGGAGCGCACCAGCGAGCTGCGGGCGTCCGAAGAGGTCATGCGGACCATTTTCGATTTCTCCTATGACGCCATCATCATTCACGACGGCAAGGGACGCATTCTCGAAGTCAACCAGCGAATGATCGAGATGTTCGGCCTGGAAGGCATGGACCCGGCGGGCGTGTCCCTGGCAAGGGACCTTTCCAGCAAGGATACCCCGCTGCGTTTCATGGCCGCCACCATGCGCGAGGTCCTCGAAGGCAAGGCGCACCACCTGGAGTGGCGGGCGCGCCGCTACCGGGACGGTCGGGAGTTCGACGTGGAGGTCCACCTGTCCCGCATCACCTACCGGGGCGAGACGGCCATCCTCGCGAACATCCGCGACATTTCGGCCCGCAAGGAGTCCGAGAACGTCATCCGGCAGAACCTGGTCAAGTTCGAGGCCATCCTGGAAAATTCGCTCATGGGCATCGCCATGAGCGTGGGCCGCAAGATCGTGACCATCAACCGGCGGGGCGCGGAAATATTCGGCTACACGCCCGAAGACATTCGCGACAACACCCTGAATCTGCTGCTTGGCCATTATCAGACCGAAGACGACTTCGCCCAGGCCGCCAAGGCCGCCCTGTCCGAACGCGGGGAGTTCAACACGGAGCAGGCATTCCGGAGCAAGAGCGGCTCAACGGTCTGGTGCCGCATGTACGCCAAGACCGTGGACCGCGGCGATCTGTCCAAGGGCGTCATCTGGGCCTGGGACGACGTCACCGAGAACCGCAAGGCGCAGGAGGACCTGCTTCGCACCCGCGAGGACGCCGAGGCCGCCAACCGGGCAAAATCGGAGTTCCTGGCCGCCATGAGCCACGAAATCCGAACTCCCATGAACGCCATAGTGGGCATGACCGAGATCACCCTGCAGACCGACCTGTCCGACGATCAGCGGGACTATCTCAAGACGGTCAAGGACTCGGCTCAGCATCTTCTTTCCATCATCAACGACATCCTCGACCTGTCCAAGATCGAGGCGCGCAAGCTTGAGCTGGACCACGTGGACTTCGACCTGCCCTTCCACGTGCGCACGACCATCAAGGGACTGGAGGTCCAGGCCCGGCAAAAGGGGCTGGACATGGTCCTCGAAATCGACGAGGGCGTGCCGAGCTGCGTCAAGGGCGATCCCCTGTCCCTGAGGCAGGTGCTCGTCAATCTGGCGGGCAACGCCGTGAAGTTCACCCACCGGGGAGCCATTTCCATTCGCGTCCGGCCGGCCTTCGGCCCCGGCCCGGACCCGGAGCGGACAGTGGGCGTGACCTTCGCCGTGGAGGACACGGGCATCGGCATTCCGCGCGAGTTCCTGGAATCCATCTTCCAGAGCTTCTCCCAGACCACCCGCGCCTTCGGGGGCACGGGCCTTGGGCTGGCCATCTGCAAGCAGCTCATCAGCCTCATGGGCGGTGCCATCCAGGTGGAGTCCACCGTGGGCAAGGGGAGTGTCTTTTCCTTCACGGCCTGGTTCGAGCCGGGCTTCTCCTGCCCCATGCCCGCCGATGATGTCCCGCAGCGGCCCGAGTCCCCGGTCCGGCCCGTTCGCGTGCTGGTGGCCGAGGACAACGACGTCAACGTCATGGTCACCACCCTCAAGCTTGAGGATCTGGGCTACACCTATTCCGTGGCCAAGACCGGCCTCGAAGTCCTGGACCTGCTCAAGCGCGAACCTTTCGACCTCATTCTCATGGACATCGAAATGCCGGTCCTGGACGGTATCTCCACCACCAAGGCCATTCGCTCCGCCGTGCCGGGCGGCCCCATCCCGGACCCGAATATACCGATTATCGGGGTCACGGCTCACGCCCTGAAGGAGTTCCGGGACAAAAGCCTCGACGCGGGCATGGACGATTATGTGGCGAAGCCCGTGGATTTTCACGAGCTGTCCGTAATCATAAACCGGCTTATCGGAGCTGTCCCCGCGCCGCCTCCTCCCGCCTCCGGTTCCGGTCCCGCCGAGACCGAGGCCCTGGACGCGCTGCCCGCCTGGACGCCGGATTCAGCCATGGAGCATCTGGGCGTGGACGAGGCCATTTTCGCCGATTTCCTGGTCACGGCCCGGATCGAGCTCAACCTTCTGCTCGACGAATTGGGGCAGGCCCTTGGTTCCGGCGCGGTGTCCAAGGCCGAGGAACTGGCCTACACGGCCCGGTCCGTATGCACCGCCATCGGGGCCAATGCGGCGGCCCTGGCCGCGGGCACTCTGTCTTCGGCCTGCCACGGCGACGGCACTGCCGAGGCCGCTTTCGAGCGGTTCCGCGAGGAAGTCGGAAATCTTATGAAAGTCATGGACTAATACGCCTCCTCCCACTATCCTTCCAATACTGGGCGGACAACTCGTTCCGTCATCACCCTGGTACGCGCTCTCTTTGGCGATGAGGAGGCAGGCCATGCCCGGCGAGGAACATTCCGAATTGCGGAAGTTCGTGGCCCCGGAGTTCGTCTTCGGCGCCGGCGCGGCCATGCTTGCCGGTCAATACGCCGCAAACCTGTCCGCGAAGAAGGCGCTGGTGGTCAGCGGGCCGACCCTGGAATCCATCGGCTGGACCGGCCTGATCGTGGATTCCCTGACCCGGGAAGGCGTGGACCGCGCCGTGTTTACCGGAGTCTCCCCCAACCCCCGACACGAAGAGGTCATGACCGGCGCGGAGGTCTACCGCCGCGAGGGGTGCGACGCCATCGTGGCCGTGGGCGGCGGTTCGCCCATGGACTGCGCCAAGGCCATCGGCATCGTCTGCACCAACGATCGCCATGTGCTTGAATTCGAGGGCGTGGACAATGTCGACCGTCCCGGCCCGCCGCTTATCTGCATTCCCACCACGGCAGGAACCGCCGCGGACGTCTCCCAGTTCTGCATCATCAGCGACCCGGACCGAAAGGTGAAGATCGCCATCGTCTCCAAGACAATGGTGCCGGATGTGGCCCTCATCGATCCCCGGCTGACCGTGACCATGGACGAAACGCTCACGGCCCATACCGGGCTGGACGCCCTGACCCACGCGGTCGAAGCCTTTGTTTCCAACGCCGCCTCGGCCATCACCGATCTCAACGCCCTGGAGTCCATGCGGCTCATTCGGACGCATCTGAAAGGGGCGGTGGAGCGTCCGGACGACATGATCGCGCGCACCGGCATGATGCTCGCCTCCACTTATGCCGGGCTGGCCTTTTCCAACGCCATTCTCGGCGCGGTGCACGCCATGGCGCACAGTATGGGCGGCCTGCTCGACCTGCCCCACGGCCTGTGCAACGCCATCCTTCTGGATCGCGTCATCGACTACAATTTCGACTCCGTTCCCGAAAAATACCGCCGCATGGGCATCGCCCTGGGCGCGGACATTCCTCCCGACGTCCCGTCCGGGGAGGTCCGGGCGCGTACCGTTGATGTGGTCCGGGCCCTCAAGCGGGACGTGGGCGTGACCGACACTTTGGCGGAGCTGGGCATCAAGCCTGACGATTTGCCCCTGTTGGCCCGCAACGCATTGGCTGACGTCTGCATGTTGACAAACCCCAAACAACCCTCGGCAGATGACCTCATCGAAATTTTCAGGCAGAGCCGCTGATCCCGCGCGAAGGCGTGCCGAGGAGCGGGAAAAGCTCATCGGCCTGGGAAGGCGGTCCATCAGCAAGAGCTATTACCCGGAGCTCAGGAGCAGGCTGGACGAGCTTGAGCATTTTCGCGCCCTGCTGGATCGGGTCAACGACGCCATCCTCGTGGTGGACGCGGATACCGGAATTATCCTGGACGTCTCGGGCTCGGCCGACACCCTGCTCGACTGCGACCCGGATCGCCTCCGGGGCCTGTGTTTCAGCGATATCCTGCCGCTTCACATAGGGCGTTTCGCCGACAATCTTTTTCACAACAAGACCAGGACCGTGCGCCTGGAGACCGAGTTTCTCAGCCCGGTCAGTCCGGACAGGCCGCCCGTCCCGGTGGACCTGACCCTCAGCCTGGTCTCCTTCCGGGACAAGCGCCAGGCCATCATCGTGGCCAGGGACATCAGCGAGCGGAAGCAGAACGAGCGGGCCCTCAAGCGCAGCCACGACCAGCTTGAAAAACGCGTTCGCGAACGGACCCGGGAGCTGGACCGCGCCAACAGGGCCAAGTCCGAATTTCTGTCCACTGTTTCCCATGAGTTGCGTACTCCGCTGACCGCCGTGCTCGGCTTTGCCAAGATCACCGGCAAGAAGCTGGGCAATTCCATTTTTCCGGCCATCGAAGCGTTTGCGGATCAGGAACTCAGGACCGAGATGGCGATGGTTCGCAAGAATCTCGAAATCATTGCCAGCGAGGGGCGGCGGCTCACCATGCTCATCAACGACGTCCTCGACCTGGCCAAGATGGAGGCGCATCGCGTCGAATACGACAAGGCGCCCATCCATCCCGAGGATTTCATCCTCAGGACCGTGGAGGCCACTTCGTCCCTGTTCGACGATTCCGGGCTTCCCTTGCGGCTGAGAATCGAGCCCGGCCTGCCCATGGTCGAGGGCGACGCGGGAAGGCTCATGCAGGTGATGGTCAACCTTTTCTCCAATGCGGTGAAGTTCACCTCCAACGGCAATATTACCTGCACGGCGTGCGCCGCCGATAGCGACGTGCGCATCAGCGTGGCTGACACCGGCGTCGGCATCAGGCCGGAATGCTTTGAATCCATTTTCGAGGAATTCACCCAGGCGGGCCAACGTCAGGCCGACCGCCCGGCGGGCACCGGCCTCGGCCTGACCATATGCAAGCACATCGTGGAAGGCCACGGCGGGCGCATTTGGGTCGAAAGCCGGGTGGGGAGCGGCAGCACGTTCATTTTCACCCTGCCGGTCCTGAAGAACGCCTAGTCACGGCTTGCCGGAAGAGCGGCGTCGCCTCTAGCGTCTCGGGTGGGTTTTGCGCCACTGGGCGGGCGTCATGTCGAGCCCGCCCTTGCTCCAGAAGCCGAGCCGTTTTTTACGGGCTTCCTTTTCGGCCTGCTTGAAGCAGGGGTAGCGGTGGGTGTTCGGCTTGATCCTGACGGGGATGGCCAGCCCGGCGCGGATAATCTCCTCGTTGAGCATGAGGCCGTCCGCGTACACGTAGGCCAGGGTGCGGCCGTAACGGTCCCGCCGCCGTTTGTCGAACTCCAGGCGCAGGGTCTTCTTGTAGCAGAAGCGGAGGGAGAACTCCCGGGCCTTGCGGCTGTATTCCTGTCTGTATTCCGGGGCGTCCACGCCGATGAGGCGAACCTCAAGAGCGTCGCCCCGGTATTCAACGCGCAGGGAGTCGCCGTCTATGACGCCGAGAAAACGGACCTTGATGTCCGCGACGGCGGTTCCGGGAAGGAGGCAGACGGCGAGGAGGGCCAGGACGAGCGGGCAAAGCGGGAAAAGAATATTGCGGCGTAACATGCGTTGAGCATAGACTCTTTCATTGCATCATTCCAGTATATCGCAACCTCGGAGGCTAGTCATGGAACTGACATTTCTGGTGGACAACAACGCGCTGGTGGGCAGCCAATACATGGCCGAGGCCGGGCTTTCCATGTTCATCGAGGCCGACGGGCGGCGGGTGCTGTTCGACACCGGCTATTCGGACGCCTTTCTGGTCAATGCCGGGCGCAAGGGCATCGACCTGTTGCGTCTGGACTGGATAGCCCTTTCCCACGGCCACTTCGATCACACCTGGGGGCTGGATATGCTGGTCCGCCAGTATTTCCAGGCGGCCGTCAACCGGCGTCCGTACAGCCGCCCCGGGCTGATCGCGCACCCCAAGGCGCTGCTTTCCAAGCGCAAGGCAGTAGTGGCGGAGCTGGGTATGCTGCTGGGGGAGGACCGACTGTCCCGGCTGTTCGACCTGACCCTTTCGCGGGAGCCCGTCCAACTGTCGGACTCCCTGACGACCCTGGGCGAAATCGAGCGGACCATGGACTTCGAGCCAGAGTCCACCCTGGGCGAGCGGCTGGAGGGGGACGGCTACGTGCCGGACGACCTTCCGGACGACACGGCCCTGGCTTATGTCTCGGACACCGGCCTGGTGGTCATCGCGGGCTGCGCCCATTCCGGCATCTGCAACACCGTGGAACAGGCCCGGCGGGTCACGGGCGTGGACAAGGTGCGCGCGGTGCTGGGCGGTTTTCATCTGCAAAAGGCCGGCCCCGAGCGGTTGGAGCCCACGGCCGATTACCTGGCGGCCCTGGACCTGGAAGGGCTGTGGTGCTGCCACTGCACGGACCTGGCCGCCAAGATCGGCCTGGCCGCGAAATGCCCGGTCCGCGAAGTGGGCTCGGGCCTGACCCTGACCTTCTAAAACCCGCTTCCCTTCAATATCCTGTCGTTTTTTCGTTGGGCTGTTCCCGAACCCGAAAAGGGCCTCCCGAAGGAGGCCCTATGGTTGGCCGGGGAATGGCCCCGTGCGGTTGCGCTGGCGGGTCGGACGCTACGCGGCGATCACCGTGACCGTGCCGTCCGAGTTGGCGGCCACCATCATGTCGATGGCCGAGGCCCGGTTGGCGCCGGTGCAGGCGATGACGATGTCGCCGGTTTCCAGGTTGTAGTCCTCCACCGCCTGATCGAAGTAGCCGGAAGCGGTCACGGCCGCCGCCTCGTCCTCGGTGCGGTAGATGAACATCTGCTGGCCGGGCACTCCGCCCATGA from Pseudodesulfovibrio thermohalotolerans includes the following:
- a CDS encoding ABC transporter substrate-binding protein; translated protein: MKRPIRPRRARGPLLLAFMALAVLLAPGIGRAAQSSQILMLNSYHQGFIWSDEVNGGLVDVLRPRETGITLHREYMDTKRVAFNDIYERQLLNVYAHKYKGVGLDLILATDNAAYEFLCRHHDKLFPGVPVVFGGVNFFQPDQLEGHPLFTGVAEILDMRQTIDCALRLHPGVKTVFVVNDYSCTGKAVRKSLEEQLFGLAPDVVVEFSDDEGLPGVLGQVERLPKDAVVLLAAFNKDCEGRYYGRDEVAQAVSARSRVPVYGIVDADLGHGIVGGMLANGRDQGQAMAQIALHVLSGRSPGAIPVLQGSLVSPKFDYDQLKRFGIKLAGLPEGSTVINRPDSFYREHSSLFLVAVTFGVLQFLIILALILNISRRRRAEKELRKVRSGSRSAPASCGRPKRSCGPFSISPMTPSSFTTARDAFSKSTSE
- a CDS encoding PAS domain-containing hybrid sensor histidine kinase/response regulator, producing MRTIFDFSYDAIIIHDGKGRILEVNQRMIEMFGLEGMDPAGVSLARDLSSKDTPLRFMAATMREVLEGKAHHLEWRARRYRDGREFDVEVHLSRITYRGETAILANIRDISARKESENVIRQNLVKFEAILENSLMGIAMSVGRKIVTINRRGAEIFGYTPEDIRDNTLNLLLGHYQTEDDFAQAAKAALSERGEFNTEQAFRSKSGSTVWCRMYAKTVDRGDLSKGVIWAWDDVTENRKAQEDLLRTREDAEAANRAKSEFLAAMSHEIRTPMNAIVGMTEITLQTDLSDDQRDYLKTVKDSAQHLLSIINDILDLSKIEARKLELDHVDFDLPFHVRTTIKGLEVQARQKGLDMVLEIDEGVPSCVKGDPLSLRQVLVNLAGNAVKFTHRGAISIRVRPAFGPGPDPERTVGVTFAVEDTGIGIPREFLESIFQSFSQTTRAFGGTGLGLAICKQLISLMGGAIQVESTVGKGSVFSFTAWFEPGFSCPMPADDVPQRPESPVRPVRVLVAEDNDVNVMVTTLKLEDLGYTYSVAKTGLEVLDLLKREPFDLILMDIEMPVLDGISTTKAIRSAVPGGPIPDPNIPIIGVTAHALKEFRDKSLDAGMDDYVAKPVDFHELSVIINRLIGAVPAPPPPASGSGPAETEALDALPAWTPDSAMEHLGVDEAIFADFLVTARIELNLLLDELGQALGSGAVSKAEELAYTARSVCTAIGANAAALAAGTLSSACHGDGTAEAAFERFREEVGNLMKVMD
- the ercA gene encoding alcohol dehydrogenase-like regulatory protein ErcA, which produces MPGEEHSELRKFVAPEFVFGAGAAMLAGQYAANLSAKKALVVSGPTLESIGWTGLIVDSLTREGVDRAVFTGVSPNPRHEEVMTGAEVYRREGCDAIVAVGGGSPMDCAKAIGIVCTNDRHVLEFEGVDNVDRPGPPLICIPTTAGTAADVSQFCIISDPDRKVKIAIVSKTMVPDVALIDPRLTVTMDETLTAHTGLDALTHAVEAFVSNAASAITDLNALESMRLIRTHLKGAVERPDDMIARTGMMLASTYAGLAFSNAILGAVHAMAHSMGGLLDLPHGLCNAILLDRVIDYNFDSVPEKYRRMGIALGADIPPDVPSGEVRARTVDVVRALKRDVGVTDTLAELGIKPDDLPLLARNALADVCMLTNPKQPSADDLIEIFRQSR
- a CDS encoding ATP-binding protein, whose protein sequence is MTSSKFSGRAADPARRRAEEREKLIGLGRRSISKSYYPELRSRLDELEHFRALLDRVNDAILVVDADTGIILDVSGSADTLLDCDPDRLRGLCFSDILPLHIGRFADNLFHNKTRTVRLETEFLSPVSPDRPPVPVDLTLSLVSFRDKRQAIIVARDISERKQNERALKRSHDQLEKRVRERTRELDRANRAKSEFLSTVSHELRTPLTAVLGFAKITGKKLGNSIFPAIEAFADQELRTEMAMVRKNLEIIASEGRRLTMLINDVLDLAKMEAHRVEYDKAPIHPEDFILRTVEATSSLFDDSGLPLRLRIEPGLPMVEGDAGRLMQVMVNLFSNAVKFTSNGNITCTACAADSDVRISVADTGVGIRPECFESIFEEFTQAGQRQADRPAGTGLGLTICKHIVEGHGGRIWVESRVGSGSTFIFTLPVLKNA
- a CDS encoding thermonuclease family protein; this translates as MLRRNILFPLCPLVLALLAVCLLPGTAVADIKVRFLGVIDGDSLRVEYRGDALEVRLIGVDAPEYRQEYSRKAREFSLRFCYKKTLRLEFDKRRRDRYGRTLAYVYADGLMLNEEIIRAGLAIPVRIKPNTHRYPCFKQAEKEARKKRLGFWSKGGLDMTPAQWRKTHPRR
- a CDS encoding MBL fold metallo-hydrolase, whose amino-acid sequence is MELTFLVDNNALVGSQYMAEAGLSMFIEADGRRVLFDTGYSDAFLVNAGRKGIDLLRLDWIALSHGHFDHTWGLDMLVRQYFQAAVNRRPYSRPGLIAHPKALLSKRKAVVAELGMLLGEDRLSRLFDLTLSREPVQLSDSLTTLGEIERTMDFEPESTLGERLEGDGYVPDDLPDDTALAYVSDTGLVVIAGCAHSGICNTVEQARRVTGVDKVRAVLGGFHLQKAGPERLEPTADYLAALDLEGLWCCHCTDLAAKIGLAAKCPVREVGSGLTLTF